In one window of Mus pahari chromosome 3, PAHARI_EIJ_v1.1, whole genome shotgun sequence DNA:
- the LOC110317714 gene encoding malignant T-cell-amplified sequence 2: MFKKFDEKESVSNCIQLKTSVIKGIKNQLTEQFPGIEPWLNQIMPKKDPVKIVRCHEHMEILTVNGELLFFRQRKGPFYPTLRLLHKYPFILPHQQVDKGAIKFVLSGANIMCPGLTSPGAKLYTAAVDTIVAVMAEGKEHALCVGVMKMAAADIEKINKGIGIENIHYLNDGLWHMKTYK; the protein is encoded by the coding sequence ATGTTCAAGAAATTTGACGAGAAGGAAAGTGTGTCCAACTGCATCCAACTGAAAACTTCTGTTATTAAGGGTATTAAGAACCAACTGACTGAGCAGTTTCCAGGTATCGAGCCGTGGCTTAATCAAATCATGCCTAAGAAAGATCCCGTCAAAATAGTGAGGTGCCATGAACACATGGAAATCCTTACCGTCAACGGAGAATTACTGTTTTTCAGGCAGAGAAAAGGACCTTTTTATCCAACGCTAAGACTACTTCACAAATACCCGTTTATCCTGCCACACCAGCAGGTTGACAAAGGAGCCATCAAATTTGTGCTCAGTGGTGCAAATATCATGTGTCCGGGTTTAACGTCTCCTGGAGCAAAGCTCTACACTGCTGCAGTAGATACCATCGTGGCGGTCATGGCAGAGGGGAAAGAGCATGCCCTGTGTGTTGGAGTCATGAAGATGGCTGCAGCAgacattgagaaaatcaacaaggggATCGGCATTGAGAATATCCATTATCTAAATGACGGGCTGTGGCACATGAAGACATATAAGTGA